One window from the genome of Gemmatimonadota bacterium encodes:
- a CDS encoding c-type cytochrome has translation MHRHVYLPLLLVATLAPARPAAAQGWSWPERAENLQDLPADFPPNRLRAVMTGFTRSLGVRCSYCHVGEEGQPLSTYDFPSDEKVQKRTAREMLRLLGSVNEHLGNIEPTGEKVNMWCFTCHAGRARPQVLEEALMETYRAEGIDAAVAKYGALRERYYGRGAYNFSERSLNVMGYQLLREGDHEGAIRIFHLNTEHNPESANVWDSLAEGYMTAGMNGPARIFYRKSLELNPQNQNAIDKLAEIDAAEEATP, from the coding sequence ATGCATCGCCACGTCTACCTCCCCCTGCTGCTCGTAGCGACGCTGGCTCCGGCGAGGCCCGCCGCAGCCCAGGGCTGGAGCTGGCCCGAGCGCGCGGAGAACCTGCAGGACCTTCCCGCGGACTTTCCGCCGAACAGGCTACGCGCCGTCATGACAGGCTTCACCCGGTCGCTCGGCGTGCGCTGCTCCTATTGCCACGTGGGCGAGGAGGGCCAGCCGCTCAGCACCTACGACTTTCCGTCGGACGAGAAGGTGCAGAAGCGCACCGCGCGCGAAATGCTCAGGCTGCTCGGCTCGGTCAACGAGCATCTGGGCAACATCGAGCCGACCGGTGAGAAGGTGAACATGTGGTGCTTCACCTGCCACGCCGGCCGCGCACGGCCGCAGGTGCTCGAGGAAGCGCTCATGGAGACCTACCGCGCCGAGGGCATCGACGCAGCCGTGGCCAAGTACGGGGCGCTACGCGAGCGCTACTACGGGCGCGGAGCCTACAACTTCTCCGAGCGGAGCCTGAACGTCATGGGCTACCAGTTGCTGCGAGAGGGCGATCACGAAGGCGCGATCCGGATCTTCCACCTGAACACAGAGCACAACCCGGAGTCGGCCAACGTCTGGGACAGCCTGGCCGAGGGTTACATGACGGCCGGGATGAACGGGCCCGCGCGGATCTTCTACCGCAAGAGCCTGGAACTGAACCCGCAGAACCAGAACGCCATCGAC
- a CDS encoding PIG-L deacetylase family protein — protein sequence MTEPLRLLAVLAHPDDETLGVGGSLAKYGSEGVETHVVTATRGERGRYGDGSTHPGEEELGRIREAEQRAAAEVLGVGDVRFLDYLDADLDKADPAEAVARIVTHVRRVRPQVVLTFAQDGAYGHPDHIGVCQFTTAALVAAADGAYEPAELVGDYDDGGADAHDPWSTPKLYYMAWGQAHWDAYQAAFKKLVSKVDGVERQVQPWPEWMLTTHVDAREHWETVWSAVQCHQSQIRIYAALGELGEEHQHALWGLQEFYRVYSLVNGGRARETDLFEGLR from the coding sequence GTGACAGAACCGCTACGACTACTCGCAGTCCTGGCCCACCCGGACGACGAGACCCTGGGGGTCGGAGGCTCGCTCGCGAAGTACGGCAGCGAAGGAGTGGAGACGCACGTCGTCACAGCGACGCGGGGAGAGCGGGGCCGCTACGGCGACGGCTCGACGCACCCCGGCGAAGAGGAGCTGGGTCGCATCCGCGAGGCCGAGCAGCGGGCCGCCGCGGAGGTGCTGGGCGTCGGCGACGTGCGCTTCCTGGACTACCTGGACGCGGACCTGGACAAGGCCGACCCCGCCGAGGCGGTGGCGCGCATCGTGACCCACGTGAGACGCGTGCGCCCGCAGGTGGTGCTGACCTTCGCGCAGGACGGCGCTTACGGGCATCCCGACCACATCGGCGTCTGCCAGTTCACGACCGCCGCGCTGGTGGCCGCGGCGGACGGGGCGTACGAGCCCGCGGAGCTGGTGGGCGACTACGACGACGGAGGGGCCGACGCCCACGACCCCTGGTCTACGCCCAAGCTCTACTACATGGCCTGGGGGCAGGCCCACTGGGACGCGTACCAAGCGGCCTTCAAGAAGCTGGTCAGCAAGGTCGACGGAGTGGAGCGGCAGGTGCAGCCGTGGCCGGAGTGGATGCTGACGACGCACGTAGACGCCCGCGAGCACTGGGAGACGGTCTGGAGCGCGGTCCAGTGCCACCAGTCGCAGATCCGGATCTACGCGGCGCTGGGCGAGCTGGGCGAGGAGCACCAGCACGCGCTCTGGGGCCTACAGGAATTCTACCGCGTCTACTCGCTGGTCAACGGCGGGCGCGCGCGTGAGACCGACCTCTTCGAGGGACTCAGGTAA
- a CDS encoding amidohydrolase family protein, with product MRFHRSRSRHDFPSPAGTLSTSAWLTPFALALLLGFGSAAAPAPLLAQEEEAADTTEAADTTEAEEEKWTPDIDLGPSSTLAFTVSEGTWMNLDLSPDGQSIVFDLLGDLYTLPIAGGQATRITSGAAYDMHPRFSPSGDRIVFSSDRDGSLNLWLVDPDGENETQVSEETDREVNSTAWSADGDYVFTRKHFVDTRSLGAGEVWMYHRSGGKGLQVTERTSWQKDQGEPAASPDGRWLYFSQDNTPGQNFQYNKDPYGGIYAVRRRDLDTGETETVTGGAGGAHSPRVSPDGRYLSFIRRDRFETVLYLRDLATGEEWPVFDHLDRDMQEIWAIHGVYPQYDWTPGSDRVVIWGEGKIWSVDVATGAYAEVPFTADVEHTVHEGLRFPVEVAPETFHVKMLRNVTTSADGGRVAYDALGRVYVKDMPSGAPRRLTNADRVEFDPTLSPDGRRVAFATWSDESGGRIVVTNANGGSERTVVSERGHYTEPAWSPDGRSLVYRKAGGDSRRGPTHGEDTGIYVVPADGGAAPSKVRDDGSEPSFDHTGQRIYVAAFSDGDRQLVSTDLNGADEVVHFESDNATQIVPSPDGRWVAFTERYKAYVAAFPRTGRTVTLGPKVSAFPVAQISRDAGIDLHWSGDGSAVNWSLGPEYFTRALDRSFAFLMDAVDDEDAEDDEDAEEGEDPKADDPIETGTDISFDAQTDIPSGTVAFTGARIITMAGVGWDGGVAGGLRTMMPIPTVIEDGTIVVERNRIVSVGAADSVEVPAGAHVVDASGKTIMPGLIDVHAHVGSEGSGILAEQAWPLMANLAFGVTTSHDPSNNTEMVFTNSELGKAGMKLGPRLYSTGTILYGAETAFKTVVSSFEDAQAHMRRMKAVGAFSVKSYNQRRRDARQWILKAARELEMMVVPEGGALLFNNMSMILDGHTSVEHSLPTGEIYEDVERLFSESATAYVPTLIVGYGGLWGENYWYERTNVWEDEHLLSFTPRGIIDGRSRRRVKAAGDGDFNHIELSEDAGDIVGQGGLVALGAHGQVQGLGAHWELWNMALGGMSNMDALAVGTINGARMLGLDADIGTLEPGKLADLVVLSANPLDDIQNSRTVELVMLNGRLYDAATLEEIGNHSSPAPVMHWTRGKDLRQ from the coding sequence ATGAGATTCCACCGCAGCCGTTCACGCCACGATTTCCCGTCCCCGGCCGGGACTCTCTCCACGTCGGCCTGGCTCACGCCGTTCGCGCTGGCCCTGCTGCTGGGCTTCGGCTCGGCCGCCGCGCCGGCGCCCCTCCTCGCTCAGGAGGAAGAGGCGGCTGACACGACCGAGGCCGCCGACACCACCGAGGCGGAGGAAGAGAAATGGACGCCCGACATTGACCTGGGACCGTCCAGCACCCTCGCCTTCACGGTGTCCGAGGGCACGTGGATGAACCTGGACCTGTCGCCCGACGGCCAGAGCATCGTCTTCGACCTGCTGGGGGACCTCTACACGCTGCCCATCGCGGGTGGACAGGCCACGCGCATCACCTCCGGGGCCGCCTACGACATGCATCCGCGCTTTTCGCCGAGCGGCGACCGCATCGTCTTCAGCTCCGACAGGGACGGCTCGCTCAACCTCTGGCTGGTGGACCCGGACGGCGAGAACGAGACGCAGGTCAGCGAGGAGACCGACCGCGAGGTGAACTCCACCGCGTGGTCGGCCGACGGCGACTACGTCTTCACGCGCAAGCACTTCGTGGACACGCGCTCGCTGGGCGCCGGCGAGGTCTGGATGTACCACCGCTCGGGCGGCAAGGGGCTCCAGGTCACCGAGCGCACGAGCTGGCAGAAGGATCAGGGCGAGCCGGCCGCTTCGCCGGACGGGCGCTGGCTGTATTTCAGCCAGGACAACACGCCCGGCCAGAACTTCCAGTACAACAAGGACCCGTACGGCGGCATCTACGCGGTGCGGCGCCGCGACCTGGACACCGGCGAAACGGAAACCGTCACGGGCGGGGCGGGCGGCGCGCACTCGCCGCGCGTGTCCCCGGACGGCCGCTACCTGTCCTTCATCCGCCGCGACCGCTTCGAGACGGTGCTCTACCTGCGCGACCTGGCCACCGGTGAGGAGTGGCCGGTGTTCGACCATCTCGACCGCGACATGCAGGAGATCTGGGCGATCCACGGCGTCTACCCGCAGTACGACTGGACGCCGGGGTCGGACCGCGTCGTGATCTGGGGCGAGGGCAAGATCTGGTCGGTGGACGTGGCCACGGGCGCGTACGCCGAGGTGCCCTTCACGGCCGACGTCGAGCACACCGTACACGAGGGCCTGCGCTTCCCGGTCGAGGTGGCGCCCGAGACCTTCCACGTGAAGATGCTGCGCAACGTGACCACGTCGGCCGACGGCGGGCGGGTGGCCTACGACGCGCTCGGGCGCGTGTACGTAAAGGACATGCCGAGCGGCGCGCCGCGCCGGCTGACCAACGCGGACCGGGTCGAGTTCGACCCGACGCTCAGCCCCGACGGCCGCCGCGTCGCGTTCGCGACGTGGTCCGACGAGTCCGGCGGCCGGATCGTGGTCACGAACGCGAACGGGGGCAGCGAGCGCACGGTCGTGTCCGAGCGCGGGCACTACACCGAGCCCGCGTGGTCCCCGGACGGCCGCTCGCTGGTTTACCGCAAGGCCGGGGGTGACAGCCGGCGCGGACCCACGCACGGCGAGGACACGGGCATTTACGTGGTGCCCGCCGACGGCGGCGCCGCGCCGAGCAAGGTGCGCGACGACGGCTCCGAGCCCTCGTTCGACCACACCGGCCAGCGCATCTACGTGGCGGCCTTCAGCGACGGCGACCGGCAGCTCGTCTCGACCGACCTGAACGGCGCCGACGAGGTCGTCCACTTCGAGTCGGACAACGCCACCCAGATCGTGCCGTCGCCGGACGGCCGCTGGGTGGCGTTCACGGAGCGCTACAAGGCGTACGTGGCGGCGTTCCCGCGCACCGGCCGCACGGTGACCCTCGGCCCCAAGGTGAGCGCCTTCCCGGTCGCGCAGATCAGCCGCGACGCGGGCATCGACCTGCACTGGAGCGGCGACGGCTCGGCGGTCAACTGGTCGCTCGGGCCCGAGTACTTCACGCGCGCGCTGGACCGCAGCTTCGCGTTCCTGATGGACGCCGTGGACGACGAGGATGCGGAGGACGACGAGGACGCGGAGGAGGGCGAGGATCCGAAGGCCGATGACCCGATCGAAACCGGCACGGACATCTCCTTCGACGCGCAAACCGACATCCCGAGCGGCACGGTGGCGTTCACGGGCGCGCGCATAATCACCATGGCGGGGGTCGGTTGGGACGGCGGAGTGGCCGGTGGTCTGCGCACGATGATGCCGATTCCCACGGTGATCGAGGACGGCACGATCGTCGTGGAGCGCAACCGCATCGTGAGCGTCGGCGCGGCCGACTCCGTCGAGGTGCCCGCCGGCGCGCACGTGGTGGACGCGTCCGGCAAGACCATCATGCCGGGGCTGATCGACGTGCACGCGCACGTGGGCAGCGAGGGCAGCGGCATCCTGGCCGAGCAGGCCTGGCCGCTGATGGCCAACCTGGCGTTCGGCGTCACGACCTCGCACGACCCGTCCAACAACACCGAGATGGTCTTCACCAACTCGGAGCTGGGGAAGGCGGGCATGAAGCTGGGCCCGCGCCTCTACTCCACCGGGACCATCCTCTACGGCGCGGAGACGGCGTTCAAGACGGTGGTGAGCAGCTTCGAGGACGCGCAGGCGCACATGCGGCGCATGAAGGCCGTGGGCGCGTTCAGCGTGAAGAGCTACAACCAGCGCCGCCGCGACGCCCGCCAGTGGATCCTGAAGGCCGCGCGCGAGCTGGAGATGATGGTCGTGCCGGAGGGTGGAGCTCTGCTGTTCAACAACATGAGCATGATCCTGGACGGCCATACCAGCGTCGAGCACTCGCTGCCCACCGGCGAGATCTACGAGGACGTGGAGCGCCTGTTCTCGGAGTCCGCCACCGCCTACGTGCCCACGCTGATCGTCGGCTACGGCGGCCTGTGGGGCGAGAACTACTGGTACGAGCGCACCAACGTTTGGGAGGACGAGCACCTGCTCTCGTTCACCCCGCGGGGGATCATCGACGGCCGCTCGCGCCGGCGCGTGAAGGCCGCGGGCGACGGCGACTTCAACCACATCGAGCTGTCCGAGGACGCGGGCGACATCGTCGGCCAGGGCGGGCTGGTGGCGCTGGGCGCGCACGGCCAGGTCCAGGGCCTCGGCGCGCACTGGGAGCTCTGGAACATGGCGTTGGGCGGCATGTCCAACATGGACGCGCTCGCGGTCGGCACCATAAACGGCGCGCGCATGCTGGGCCTGGACGCCGACATCGGCACGCTGGAGCCCGGCAAGCTGGCGGACCTGGTCGTGCTGAGCGCAAACCCGCTGGACGACATCCAGAACTCCCGGACGGTGGAGCTGGTTATGCTGAACGGCCGGCTCTACGACGCGGCGACGCTGGAGGAGATCGGCAACCACTCATCGCCTGCGCCGGTGATGCACTGGACGCGCGGGAAGGATTTGCGGCAGTAG
- a CDS encoding aspartate aminotransferase family protein yields MEPTLEVEAPERRRADIAMTGDEFRRAGHELVERLAEFFDELRERPVTPGEGPEEIRALLNSEAGLPERGESAEELLREATGLLMDHSLFNAHPRFFGYITAPAAPIGILGDFLAAGMNANCGAWILSPVAAEIEAQTVRWLAELIGYPPDGSGLLVSGGNMANLTAFLAARAAVADWPVREHGLAASDARQLRVYGSADTHTWIEKAADLFGLGTDSIRWIGTDAERRMDVGALRDAVDRDIDAGDLPMLVVGTSGSVGFGMVDDLPAIAEVCRERDVWFHADGAYGGFAACVPDVDPRLAAIGLADSIAIDPHKWLYAPLEAGCVLVRDRGALERAFAYHPPYFYFGVEATNYVDLGLQNSRGFRALKVWLALRQVGRSGFQRMIGEDCALSRRMHQRLSDHPEIEPFTQSLSINTFRYVPIDLRDRRGDGEAEAYLDSLNEKVMDRMDREGKAFVSLARTNGTFLLRSCIVNYNTSAEDVDALPEMVAEVGRVVDAEERG; encoded by the coding sequence ATGGAACCGACGCTGGAAGTGGAGGCGCCCGAGAGACGCCGCGCGGACATCGCCATGACGGGCGACGAATTCCGAAGAGCGGGGCACGAGCTGGTTGAGAGGCTCGCCGAATTCTTCGACGAATTGCGCGAGCGTCCTGTGACGCCGGGCGAAGGACCGGAAGAAATCAGAGCCCTGCTGAACTCGGAGGCGGGCCTGCCCGAGCGAGGAGAGTCGGCCGAGGAGCTTTTGCGTGAAGCGACGGGCCTCCTGATGGACCATTCGCTCTTCAACGCCCATCCCCGATTCTTCGGCTATATAACGGCCCCGGCGGCGCCGATCGGAATCCTGGGGGACTTCCTCGCGGCCGGGATGAACGCCAACTGCGGGGCCTGGATCCTGTCCCCGGTGGCCGCCGAGATCGAAGCGCAGACCGTACGCTGGTTGGCGGAGCTGATCGGCTACCCCCCAGACGGTAGCGGGCTGCTGGTAAGTGGTGGCAACATGGCCAACCTGACGGCCTTCCTGGCCGCCCGGGCGGCGGTCGCGGACTGGCCGGTTCGGGAGCACGGTCTTGCCGCGTCCGACGCTCGACAGCTTCGGGTATACGGGTCAGCCGACACGCACACTTGGATCGAGAAGGCGGCCGACCTGTTCGGTTTGGGCACCGATTCAATTCGTTGGATCGGGACCGATGCGGAGCGGCGGATGGACGTCGGGGCGCTACGGGATGCGGTTGATCGCGATATCGACGCCGGTGACCTGCCGATGCTCGTGGTCGGCACATCGGGCAGCGTGGGCTTCGGCATGGTCGATGACCTGCCCGCGATCGCCGAGGTCTGTCGGGAGAGGGACGTGTGGTTCCACGCCGACGGCGCTTACGGCGGTTTCGCCGCTTGTGTCCCCGACGTGGACCCCCGCCTCGCTGCTATTGGTTTGGCCGATTCGATCGCGATCGATCCGCACAAATGGCTGTACGCTCCGCTGGAAGCGGGCTGCGTCCTGGTCCGAGACAGGGGGGCTCTCGAAAGGGCATTCGCGTACCATCCGCCCTACTTCTACTTCGGCGTCGAGGCCACCAATTACGTGGACCTGGGACTCCAGAACTCGCGCGGCTTTCGGGCGCTCAAGGTCTGGCTGGCGCTCCGCCAGGTCGGGCGCTCCGGGTTCCAACGCATGATCGGTGAGGACTGCGCCTTGTCCCGTCGGATGCACCAGCGTCTGTCTGATCACCCCGAGATCGAGCCGTTCACCCAGAGTCTGAGCATCAACACGTTCCGATACGTTCCCATCGACCTCCGGGATCGTCGCGGCGACGGGGAGGCAGAGGCATACCTCGACTCCCTGAACGAGAAGGTGATGGACCGCATGGACCGGGAGGGGAAAGCGTTCGTGTCGTTGGCGCGGACAAACGGCACATTCCTGCTTCGATCCTGCATAGTCAACTACAACACGTCGGCCGAGGATGTGGACGCGCTGCCGGAGATGGTGGCGGAGGTGGGGCGGGTGGTGGACGCGGAGGAGCGGGGGTAG
- a CDS encoding TetR/AcrR family transcriptional regulator, translating into MFAKSNDRSGLLPPLQRRSAKKLADILAATIELLEERSLEEIGVADIARRAGVSVGTIYTRFTDKEALLSFLIVQLLSKQVEGFRALFDPREWTGVALDARVLHFAHLVVASVQLQPGLQRAILLRALGAARDRGPEEERLQGEALDIAAAWLLECRAEMRVSHPEKSAPLAISLAMSLVQSRLLFGDAGDGADPDSLPEEIARMMLAYLTCEAPLPEERPQLGWPGAGFSEFPELDANE; encoded by the coding sequence ATGTTTGCGAAATCGAATGACCGGAGCGGCCTCCTGCCGCCGCTACAGCGCCGGAGCGCCAAGAAGCTCGCCGACATCCTGGCCGCCACCATCGAGCTACTCGAGGAACGGTCTCTCGAGGAGATAGGCGTCGCCGACATCGCGAGGCGGGCAGGGGTGTCCGTCGGCACCATCTACACGCGTTTCACCGACAAAGAGGCGCTGCTCTCGTTCCTCATTGTTCAGCTGCTTAGCAAGCAGGTCGAGGGCTTCCGGGCTCTGTTCGACCCGCGGGAGTGGACTGGCGTGGCGCTTGACGCACGGGTGCTCCACTTCGCGCACCTTGTAGTCGCGTCGGTCCAGCTCCAGCCGGGCTTGCAGCGCGCGATACTACTTCGGGCTCTGGGCGCGGCGCGGGATAGGGGGCCGGAGGAGGAACGCCTCCAGGGCGAGGCGCTCGACATCGCCGCGGCCTGGCTGCTCGAGTGCAGAGCGGAGATGCGCGTCTCTCACCCCGAGAAGTCGGCACCTCTGGCGATCTCCCTCGCGATGTCCCTCGTGCAGAGCCGCCTGCTGTTCGGCGATGCCGGCGACGGCGCCGACCCGGACTCCCTACCTGAAGAGATCGCCCGGATGATGTTGGCATACCTGACGTGCGAAGCTCCTCTTCCCGAAGAACGTCCACAGCTTGGCTGGCCGGGCGCGGGCTTCTCGGAGTTTCCGGAGCTCGACGCCAATGAATAG
- a CDS encoding alpha/beta hydrolase: protein MSRISRARTLSLGAFPGLLAVGACAQAEAPAVETDRVASASFSTGSVAYYVPAVPRDVLVLVHGYPWPDDSRSSDQLIEHAESYVERWQPFAARERFVLVAPAFGSGDFAGYRQLFGRRVDADEFVNLVVDSIGGRFVADFDGRFYLYGHSAGGQFASRYVVARPHRLKGALLSAPSTYPFPDTTVQWPYGTAPVIRTEEFSGGPQTGKDPARSAGTSYRPDPERWVAAAAGVPIGVVVGSADIEPRTERRSQPGLTRVERARAWVDTMRALALSVDAEPVLLLRLVDGIAHDPVALTESSQDLLLELIEANR, encoded by the coding sequence TTGTCGAGAATAAGCCGAGCACGGACCCTCTCCCTCGGGGCGTTCCCGGGCCTGCTGGCCGTCGGCGCGTGCGCCCAGGCTGAGGCGCCGGCGGTCGAAACGGACCGCGTTGCCTCCGCCAGCTTCTCTACGGGCAGCGTCGCCTACTACGTACCGGCGGTTCCGCGGGATGTCCTCGTGTTGGTGCACGGCTACCCGTGGCCCGATGACTCGCGGTCGTCCGATCAGCTCATCGAGCACGCCGAGTCGTATGTCGAGCGCTGGCAGCCGTTCGCGGCCCGGGAGCGGTTCGTCCTGGTGGCGCCGGCGTTCGGCTCTGGGGATTTCGCCGGGTACAGGCAGCTGTTCGGCCGGCGGGTGGACGCCGACGAATTCGTGAACCTGGTCGTCGACTCGATAGGCGGGAGGTTCGTAGCCGATTTCGATGGTCGATTCTATCTATACGGGCACTCGGCGGGAGGGCAGTTCGCGAGTCGATACGTCGTGGCTCGCCCACACCGATTGAAAGGCGCGCTTCTGAGCGCTCCCTCGACCTATCCGTTCCCGGACACCACGGTACAGTGGCCGTACGGCACGGCGCCCGTGATTCGCACCGAGGAGTTCAGCGGGGGCCCGCAGACCGGGAAGGACCCGGCGAGGAGCGCTGGAACCAGCTACCGACCCGACCCCGAGCGGTGGGTCGCAGCGGCGGCCGGGGTTCCTATCGGTGTCGTCGTGGGAAGCGCCGACATCGAGCCGAGGACCGAGCGTAGAAGTCAGCCGGGCCTCACGCGCGTCGAACGCGCCCGCGCCTGGGTCGACACGATGAGAGCGCTGGCGCTCTCCGTCGACGCGGAGCCCGTCCTCCTGCTGAGATTGGTCGATGGTATCGCCCATGACCCCGTGGCGCTGACCGAATCATCGCAGGATCTGCTTCTGGAACTGATAGAGGCCAACCGGTAG
- a CDS encoding ornithine cyclodeaminase family protein, translating to MSSPAFIDGDEVRRRLPMAAAIDLMATTLRAFSEGRAVQPPRGFFRVPDGSGVVGLMPAFVPDPDVVGVKVISAFHGADPAHDGAVLLFDMAGRLIGVVDAIAVTEIRTAAVSGLATRLLAREDAGDLAILGSGVQARSHLEAMLAVRDVRRVRVWSRRAERARTFAEWAGQAHGVAVEPVASAEDAAREADILCTVTSSPEPVLLGEWVSPGAHVNAVGAFSAATREVDTALVAGSAFYVDSRESADLQAGDWLLAQEEAGLDASHIRAELGEVVAGAQGRSRDDEITVFKSLGLGVEDAAAGRAVLARDA from the coding sequence GTGAGCTCGCCCGCCTTCATCGACGGCGACGAGGTCCGCCGCCGCCTGCCCATGGCCGCCGCCATCGACCTGATGGCCACCACCCTGCGCGCGTTCTCCGAGGGCCGCGCGGTGCAGCCGCCGCGCGGCTTCTTCCGAGTCCCCGACGGCTCCGGGGTGGTCGGCCTCATGCCCGCGTTCGTGCCCGACCCCGACGTGGTCGGCGTGAAGGTGATCTCAGCCTTCCACGGCGCCGACCCCGCGCACGACGGCGCGGTGCTGCTGTTCGACATGGCGGGCCGGCTGATCGGCGTGGTGGACGCCATCGCCGTCACCGAGATCCGCACGGCGGCCGTCTCGGGGCTAGCGACCCGGCTACTCGCGCGCGAAGACGCCGGTGATCTGGCGATTCTGGGCAGCGGAGTGCAGGCCCGTTCGCACCTGGAGGCAATGCTGGCCGTGCGAGACGTGCGGCGCGTGCGCGTGTGGAGCCGCCGCGCCGAAAGGGCGCGCACCTTTGCCGAGTGGGCGGGCCAGGCGCACGGCGTCGCGGTGGAGCCAGTCGCGTCCGCCGAGGACGCCGCCCGCGAAGCCGACATCCTGTGCACCGTCACGTCATCGCCCGAGCCCGTGCTCCTGGGCGAGTGGGTCTCGCCCGGCGCGCACGTGAACGCCGTGGGCGCTTTCAGCGCCGCGACCCGCGAGGTGGACACAGCGCTGGTCGCCGGGTCCGCGTTCTACGTGGACTCGCGGGAATCGGCCGATCTGCAGGCCGGCGACTGGCTGCTGGCGCAGGAGGAGGCCGGGCTCGACGCGAGCCACATCCGGGCGGAGTTGGGGGAGGTGGTGGCGGGGGCACAGGGGCGATCGCGCGACGACGAGATCACGGTGTTCAAGTCGCTGGGGCTAGGGGTGGAGGACGCGGCGGCGGGGCGCGCCGTGCTTGCCCGCGACGCCTAG
- a CDS encoding type II CAAX endopeptidase family protein, which yields MNRPVTNGEVVAEAALVLAVILGGSALSAWTGSIGFGVTAVVLALLLATYLLRRSGESWRDMGLRRPSGWGKAILAAVLTYIAMAATVGVAVPLALSAFGLDGPTLSQFAGLEGNLPLLLFFLGPIAWGTAAFGEEMVVRGFLLDRLSIVFAREHRAWGVAVAVQAILFGLAHAYQGVSGVVTTATLGLVLGIAYLKVGRNLWPVIIAHGVADTVSLIAIYLGALPTS from the coding sequence ATGAATAGGCCCGTAACCAACGGCGAGGTTGTTGCGGAGGCCGCGCTGGTCCTCGCCGTGATCCTGGGGGGAAGCGCCCTCTCCGCGTGGACCGGGTCGATCGGCTTCGGCGTGACCGCCGTGGTGCTCGCCCTTCTGCTCGCGACCTACCTCCTGCGGCGCTCCGGAGAGTCGTGGCGCGACATGGGGCTGCGCCGGCCATCGGGGTGGGGGAAGGCAATCCTGGCCGCTGTGCTGACGTACATCGCCATGGCCGCTACCGTCGGCGTCGCCGTTCCACTCGCGCTGTCCGCCTTCGGCCTCGATGGCCCGACGCTAAGCCAGTTCGCCGGGCTCGAAGGCAACCTGCCCCTGCTCCTGTTCTTCCTCGGCCCGATCGCCTGGGGCACCGCGGCGTTCGGAGAGGAGATGGTCGTGCGGGGATTCCTGCTCGACCGACTCTCCATCGTGTTCGCGCGCGAACACAGGGCTTGGGGCGTGGCGGTCGCCGTACAGGCGATCCTGTTCGGCCTGGCCCACGCCTACCAGGGGGTTTCCGGCGTCGTCACGACCGCGACGCTGGGCCTCGTGCTCGGGATCGCCTACCTCAAAGTCGGGCGCAACCTCTGGCCGGTCATCATCGCCCACGGGGTCGCGGATACGGTGTCACTAATCGCGATCTACCTGGGCGCACTACCAACAAGCTGA
- a CDS encoding DUF4199 family protein, whose amino-acid sequence MTFAAAFVPGTVFGAALVGYGVFFRRAGIGFQHPAALVFYGLAALSGGLPAWLAAGSGSVGFLRALLPGVLSSALAALVYALFVYVYNAHIDDGLLHEVRAHGLEKRRSQGSLDANAEARLTRLTQPAPFAASVFVSLTAAGALASLLSALLLRWTA is encoded by the coding sequence ATGACCTTCGCGGCTGCGTTCGTTCCGGGAACCGTTTTCGGGGCCGCCCTGGTGGGGTACGGCGTGTTCTTCCGCCGCGCTGGGATCGGCTTCCAACACCCGGCCGCCCTGGTCTTCTACGGACTGGCCGCCCTGTCGGGCGGGCTGCCGGCCTGGCTGGCGGCGGGGTCGGGCTCCGTGGGCTTCCTCCGGGCGCTTCTCCCCGGAGTCCTGTCCAGCGCTCTTGCCGCGCTCGTGTACGCCCTCTTCGTGTACGTGTACAACGCGCACATCGACGACGGGCTGCTCCACGAGGTGCGCGCCCACGGACTGGAGAAACGCAGGAGCCAGGGGTCGCTGGACGCGAACGCCGAGGCGCGCCTCACGCGACTCACGCAGCCAGCGCCGTTCGCTGCGTCGGTGTTCGTGAGCCTCACGGCCGCCGGAGCGCTTGCCAGCCTTCTGTCGGCGCTGCTCCTGCGCTGGACGGCGTAG